In Natronomonas halophila, one DNA window encodes the following:
- a CDS encoding FkbM family methyltransferase — protein sequence MGGNRVEYYGITLDLSSDQIDRTQKASFVYETYEEPERELIDEFVPEDRDVLELGASIGFISCYLDAHLSASSQQYVVEANPRLLSTLERNRGLNDADFEICHAAYAATDEEVSFTIVENFLASSVQRTDGKAVDIPALSLRDAIDRWDLDGFVLVADVEGAEYELVEHEIDDLASHCAYILIEFHTHGAESIGPAKQMLKEAGFELLAAKQGGTVCLFQNRRQ from the coding sequence ATGGGTGGGAACCGAGTCGAGTACTACGGCATCACGCTTGATCTCTCGTCCGATCAGATAGACAGGACCCAGAAGGCGTCTTTCGTCTACGAAACCTACGAGGAGCCAGAACGAGAACTGATCGACGAGTTCGTCCCCGAGGATCGCGACGTGCTGGAACTCGGTGCGTCGATCGGCTTCATCTCGTGCTATCTCGACGCGCATCTCTCGGCCAGCAGTCAGCAGTACGTTGTCGAGGCCAATCCACGGCTATTGTCCACACTAGAGCGGAACAGGGGACTCAACGACGCGGATTTCGAGATCTGTCACGCCGCATACGCGGCAACCGACGAGGAGGTCTCATTCACGATCGTGGAGAACTTCCTCGCGAGCAGCGTCCAGCGAACGGACGGGAAAGCGGTCGACATCCCTGCGCTGTCGCTCCGCGATGCGATCGACCGGTGGGACCTCGACGGGTTCGTCCTCGTTGCTGACGTCGAGGGAGCGGAGTACGAGCTCGTAGAACACGAGATAGACGACCTCGCGTCCCACTGTGCCTACATCCTCATCGAGTTCCACACGCACGGAGCGGAATCTATCGGACCTGCAAAACAGATGCTCAAGGAGGCCGGTTTCGAGCTACTCGCGGCAAAGCAGGGTGGAACGGTCTGTCTCTTTCAGAACCGCCGGCAGTGA
- a CDS encoding glycosyltransferase family 4 protein, which produces MYTSKDERSNIRVRVDGGRVIRVLNSVTDPRMGGPQRRSLQVAGSLRKRDIETEFLIPEGDDAFDEVAAEEGFTTHRLPLPRPRSPPNLRANSRFVLSFRRTVTRIGSLIDTRDYDVVHANMPVNFQTALAAVRSDTPLAWHFNDTLTPTPIKQIAAYAGGRWADEIVVAADAVHDYYFDEATPSRTIYAPVDLDTFDPDRIDIDETALRSNLGIKPDLTIVGTVGNLNPIKGHEYLLRAIATLDEREYEVAVPIVGAELATRRQYLERLRSLRDSLGLSETVRFLGFRSDIPQLLSLFDVFVLPSVAEACPIVVLEAMAMQCPVVATAVGGVPEQLPDADHGWVVPPEDDDALADAIGEALNEPNERRRRAANAYERVVSEFSLTACVDRHEDLYSSLVSEA; this is translated from the coding sequence ATGTACACGAGCAAAGATGAGCGATCGAACATCAGGGTGCGTGTCGATGGAGGACGAGTGATTCGGGTCCTCAACAGCGTTACCGATCCCAGAATGGGTGGTCCCCAACGACGGTCGCTGCAGGTCGCCGGTAGCCTCAGAAAGCGCGACATCGAGACGGAGTTTCTGATCCCGGAGGGGGACGACGCTTTCGACGAGGTGGCGGCCGAGGAGGGGTTCACTACTCACCGATTACCCCTCCCGCGGCCCCGTTCACCGCCGAACCTCCGGGCCAATAGCCGGTTCGTTCTCTCGTTCCGGAGGACGGTGACTCGTATCGGATCCCTGATTGACACTCGGGACTACGATGTGGTCCACGCCAATATGCCAGTAAATTTCCAGACCGCACTAGCGGCAGTAAGGTCGGATACGCCGCTTGCTTGGCACTTCAACGACACGCTCACACCGACTCCCATCAAACAAATCGCAGCGTACGCGGGGGGCCGTTGGGCGGACGAAATCGTCGTCGCGGCTGACGCCGTACACGACTATTACTTCGATGAAGCGACTCCGTCACGGACGATATACGCGCCGGTCGACCTGGACACCTTCGATCCCGATCGAATTGATATCGACGAAACCGCGCTCCGGTCAAATCTGGGAATCAAACCTGACCTGACTATCGTCGGGACGGTCGGGAATCTCAACCCGATCAAGGGACACGAGTATCTCCTCCGTGCAATCGCCACTCTTGACGAGAGGGAATACGAGGTTGCGGTGCCGATAGTAGGTGCCGAACTCGCAACGAGGCGTCAGTACCTGGAAAGGCTCCGGTCGCTTCGTGACTCGCTGGGTCTTAGTGAGACGGTGCGATTCCTGGGGTTCCGTTCCGATATACCTCAACTCCTCTCACTGTTCGACGTCTTTGTGCTTCCGTCAGTCGCTGAGGCTTGCCCAATAGTCGTCCTCGAAGCGATGGCGATGCAATGTCCGGTGGTTGCAACGGCTGTCGGTGGCGTCCCAGAACAACTTCCTGATGCGGACCACGGCTGGGTAGTGCCACCGGAGGACGACGACGCCCTCGCGGATGCAATAGGTGAGGCATTAAACGAACCAAATGAGCGCCGGCGGCGAGCCGCCAACGCGTATGAACGTGTAGTGTCAGAGTTCTCTCTGACGGCTTGCGTCGACCGACACGAGGACCTGTACAGTTCACTCGTCTCCGAGGCCTGA
- a CDS encoding AAA family ATPase has product MDHAEASQVCGEVLDEVERTVIGDRNFFETVLTAVLADGHALLEDVPGTGKTLTARTLSTALGLEFNRIQFTPDLLPADITGTHVFNEKDREFEFSEGPIFANVVLADEINRAPPKTQAALLEAMEEEQVTVDGETHELPSPFFVLATQNPVEQEGTFQLPEAQVDRFTVKTSMGYPDRDGELELINRRADRTAKAPVAEAMVDRETVVDFQAVPETVDVQQNVREYIVDLGRETRQDSRVDVGVSPRGVQRFFEASRARAVLSGRSFVAPDDVQAVVQPVLAHRLVLTGEAQVRDTEKSEIIEDVLDRVAVPEMDE; this is encoded by the coding sequence ATGGATCACGCGGAAGCATCGCAGGTGTGTGGGGAGGTTCTCGACGAGGTCGAACGAACCGTCATCGGGGACCGCAACTTCTTCGAAACCGTGCTGACGGCAGTGCTGGCCGACGGCCACGCGCTGCTGGAGGACGTGCCGGGGACCGGCAAGACGCTGACCGCGCGAACGCTGTCGACCGCGCTCGGACTGGAGTTCAATCGCATCCAGTTCACGCCGGACCTTCTGCCGGCGGACATCACCGGAACACACGTCTTCAACGAGAAGGACCGAGAGTTCGAGTTCTCGGAGGGCCCCATCTTCGCCAACGTCGTGCTCGCGGACGAAATCAACCGCGCGCCGCCGAAAACCCAGGCCGCGCTGCTCGAAGCGATGGAGGAAGAACAGGTCACCGTCGATGGCGAAACCCACGAGTTGCCGTCGCCGTTCTTCGTCCTCGCCACGCAGAATCCCGTCGAACAGGAGGGGACCTTCCAGTTGCCCGAAGCGCAGGTCGACCGCTTCACGGTCAAGACGTCGATGGGGTATCCGGACCGCGACGGCGAACTCGAACTCATCAATCGGCGTGCCGACCGAACCGCCAAGGCCCCCGTCGCCGAGGCGATGGTCGACCGCGAGACTGTCGTGGACTTTCAGGCCGTCCCCGAAACTGTCGACGTCCAGCAGAACGTTCGGGAGTACATCGTCGACCTCGGTCGCGAGACGCGGCAGGACAGTCGGGTCGATGTCGGCGTCTCCCCACGTGGCGTCCAGCGTTTCTTCGAGGCCTCCCGTGCGCGAGCGGTGCTTTCGGGGCGCTCGTTCGTCGCCCCCGACGACGTACAGGCTGTCGTCCAGCCTGTGTTGGCCCACCGGCTCGTCCTGACGGGAGAGGCACAAGTTCGGGATACCGAGAAATCGGAGATCATCGAGGACGTCCTCGACCGGGTCGCCGTCCCGGAGATGGACGAGTAA
- a CDS encoding DUF4330 family protein: MELIDEQGRLFGRVNIVDVLVVVFALAIVVAGAALVFGGTDNRDSTRDAEAPEKQTLHVTAVATGNAAVQFDPTEIDVDGTSASITDVHRTPAQRVYFRIALDGVETEEGFRFGGNSVRVGDRFTISDNTTRTAAFIIERGTSSSFDNRTTTATLAATIRTPVADAISEGDQQFVGDMPVATITGVDRTAVNETHTRLRVRVDFETRVVEGTPYYGGAPIRLGQTIHVRTSDYEFEADVIERE; this comes from the coding sequence ATGGAACTCATCGACGAGCAAGGTCGCCTCTTCGGGCGAGTCAACATCGTCGACGTGCTGGTCGTCGTCTTCGCGCTGGCCATCGTTGTCGCTGGCGCTGCGCTAGTGTTCGGCGGTACTGACAACCGTGACAGCACCAGGGATGCCGAAGCCCCGGAGAAGCAAACGCTCCACGTCACGGCGGTAGCCACCGGCAACGCAGCGGTGCAGTTCGACCCCACCGAGATCGACGTCGATGGCACATCAGCCAGCATCACGGACGTTCACCGAACGCCGGCCCAACGCGTCTATTTCCGCATCGCGTTAGACGGCGTCGAAACCGAGGAAGGATTCCGGTTCGGGGGCAACAGCGTTCGAGTCGGTGACCGATTCACGATTTCCGACAACACCACTAGGACAGCCGCGTTCATTATCGAACGCGGTACGTCCTCGTCCTTCGACAACCGAACGACGACCGCCACCCTCGCAGCCACAATCCGAACCCCGGTCGCCGACGCGATCTCCGAAGGCGACCAGCAGTTTGTCGGTGACATGCCAGTCGCCACGATTACCGGTGTCGACCGAACTGCCGTCAACGAAACCCATACGCGTCTCCGGGTCAGAGTCGACTTCGAAACCCGCGTCGTCGAGGGAACGCCCTACTACGGGGGCGCGCCGATACGGCTTGGTCAGACCATTCACGTCAGAACGTCCGATTACGAATTCGAAGCCGACGTCATCGAACGAGAGTAA
- a CDS encoding glycosyltransferase — translation MNDYDISVLLPVYNDSAHLETAIESVIGQEGASFELIVVDDGSTDDSANVLATYEDRQDVEILEHDENRGLASALNTALDAANGRFVARQDADDRSLPGRLRSQVEYLRANPETDVVAAGVNVISDSGDVLGGFAAPANPAEKLDRYNPIVHGSIMARKAAIRDSGGYDPFFRYRQDYELWVRLTRRGYCIDGMDETLYELRRSSGLVLLDERREKIGYSLIARAPEDTKTRLKSIAKEDGIRAVFSHLDSDERAAYHRRMVRAYVEHGHRIDAIRSGILALRLAPDDGESYRHLLLALIPRRIGTRILSAVSGREGGR, via the coding sequence ATGAACGACTACGATATCTCGGTGCTACTACCCGTTTACAATGACTCGGCTCATCTAGAGACGGCTATAGAGAGCGTTATAGGCCAAGAGGGTGCCTCGTTTGAATTGATAGTGGTGGACGATGGTTCGACGGACGACTCCGCGAACGTCCTCGCGACCTATGAGGACCGTCAAGACGTGGAAATCCTCGAACACGATGAGAACCGAGGCCTCGCTTCGGCGTTGAATACAGCTTTGGACGCTGCAAACGGCCGCTTTGTGGCTCGACAAGACGCCGACGACAGGTCGCTTCCCGGACGGTTACGTTCGCAGGTTGAATACCTTCGAGCGAATCCAGAGACCGACGTGGTTGCTGCTGGCGTGAACGTGATCTCCGATTCCGGTGACGTCCTCGGGGGGTTCGCGGCACCCGCGAATCCGGCGGAGAAACTCGACCGATACAATCCAATCGTTCACGGCTCTATTATGGCCCGTAAAGCCGCAATCCGGGACAGCGGGGGCTACGATCCGTTCTTCAGGTATCGACAGGACTACGAACTCTGGGTCCGCCTCACACGGCGTGGCTACTGCATCGACGGGATGGACGAGACGCTATACGAACTACGTCGGAGCAGCGGTCTCGTTCTACTGGACGAACGACGAGAGAAAATCGGCTACTCGCTCATCGCGCGTGCACCCGAGGACACGAAAACGCGACTCAAATCGATCGCAAAGGAGGACGGGATTCGTGCGGTGTTTTCTCACCTCGATTCAGACGAACGCGCCGCGTACCACCGGCGGATGGTCCGCGCGTACGTCGAGCATGGCCACCGAATCGATGCAATCCGGTCCGGGATATTAGCTCTCAGATTGGCGCCCGACGATGGTGAATCGTATCGTCACCTTCTTCTAGCCCTCATTCCACGTCGTATCGGCACACGAATACTGTCAGCAGTCTCAGGACGGGAAGGCGGACGATGA
- the glmS gene encoding glutamine--fructose-6-phosphate transaminase (isomerizing), whose product MCGIIGCVGCDDTLDTLMHGLSKLEYRGYDSAGVALVGDGGLDVVKKAGELDALREELETRTVSGTVGIGHTRWSTHGPPTDANAHPHQDCTERVAVVHNGIIENYQKLRDELTEEGHTFDSETDTEVVPHLVEAGLDSGLDAEAAFRRTIERLEGSFAIACVIKGTETVFVARNDSPLVLGIDDDATYLASDVPAFREFTDKVVYLEDGEIARLTADGWSVSTLDGTPVDKSIETVEWDAEDTGKSGYDHFMLKEIHEQPRALRQCLQGRVDELAGEVTLEELGDLSLNRVHLVAAGTSYHAAVYGAQLLQAEGVPAQAFFSHEYATSSPPAEDALVVGVSQSGETADTLAATRAARRRGAETLALTNTVGSTMARECDHVCYIRSGPEIGVAATKTFAGQQVALNLLTLVTTDGEADRDVIAALRDLPSDVQEVLDTSDAETVAKELLDSDAYFFIGRDHNYPVALEGALKMKEITYKHAEGFAAGELKHGPLALVTSKTPIFATVIGDGELARKTVGNVKEVEARDAPVVAVTDGQSDVERYADYVLEIPETHPRAAAVLANVQLQLVSYHTAAELGRSIDKPRNLAKSVTVE is encoded by the coding sequence ATGTGCGGCATCATCGGCTGTGTCGGCTGTGATGACACGCTGGATACGCTGATGCACGGCCTCTCGAAGTTGGAGTATCGTGGCTACGATTCGGCGGGTGTCGCACTCGTCGGTGATGGTGGTCTCGACGTCGTCAAGAAGGCCGGCGAACTCGACGCGCTTCGAGAAGAACTGGAAACCCGTACCGTCTCCGGGACGGTCGGTATCGGCCATACGCGCTGGAGCACCCACGGCCCGCCGACGGACGCCAACGCGCACCCGCACCAAGACTGTACCGAGCGTGTCGCCGTCGTGCATAACGGCATCATCGAGAACTACCAGAAGCTACGAGACGAACTCACCGAGGAAGGTCACACCTTCGACAGCGAAACGGACACGGAAGTCGTCCCGCATCTGGTCGAGGCTGGGCTCGACTCGGGGCTGGACGCTGAGGCCGCCTTCCGACGTACAATCGAGCGACTGGAGGGCAGTTTCGCCATCGCCTGTGTCATCAAGGGGACCGAGACGGTCTTCGTCGCACGCAACGATTCGCCACTCGTTCTCGGCATCGACGACGACGCGACCTACCTCGCTAGCGACGTCCCCGCATTCCGAGAGTTCACCGACAAGGTCGTCTATCTCGAAGACGGCGAAATTGCGCGTCTGACCGCCGACGGCTGGAGCGTCTCGACGCTCGACGGGACGCCCGTCGACAAATCCATCGAGACCGTCGAGTGGGACGCCGAGGACACGGGCAAGAGCGGCTACGACCACTTCATGCTCAAGGAGATTCACGAACAGCCGCGAGCGCTCCGGCAGTGCCTCCAGGGCCGGGTCGACGAACTCGCCGGGGAGGTAACGCTCGAAGAGTTGGGTGACCTCTCGCTGAATCGCGTGCACCTCGTGGCGGCGGGGACGAGCTATCACGCTGCTGTATATGGTGCGCAGTTGCTGCAAGCCGAGGGCGTCCCCGCGCAAGCATTCTTCTCCCACGAATACGCAACCTCGTCACCGCCGGCAGAGGACGCCCTCGTTGTCGGCGTCTCTCAGAGCGGAGAGACGGCAGACACGTTAGCGGCGACGCGCGCCGCGCGTCGGCGTGGCGCCGAGACGCTTGCGCTCACCAACACCGTCGGCTCGACGATGGCTCGCGAATGTGACCACGTCTGCTACATCCGGTCGGGACCGGAGATCGGCGTCGCGGCGACCAAGACCTTCGCCGGCCAGCAGGTCGCGCTGAACCTGCTGACGCTGGTGACGACTGATGGGGAAGCAGACCGGGACGTCATCGCTGCGCTTCGGGACCTGCCAAGTGACGTTCAAGAGGTGCTCGATACGTCCGATGCGGAGACCGTCGCCAAGGAACTGCTGGACAGCGACGCCTACTTCTTCATCGGTCGGGACCACAACTACCCCGTCGCGCTGGAGGGGGCGTTGAAGATGAAGGAAATCACGTACAAGCACGCTGAAGGCTTCGCTGCAGGGGAGTTGAAGCACGGCCCGCTGGCGTTGGTGACCTCGAAGACGCCAATCTTCGCGACGGTAATCGGCGACGGCGAGCTAGCTCGGAAGACCGTTGGTAACGTAAAGGAGGTTGAAGCGCGGGATGCGCCGGTGGTTGCGGTGACAGATGGGCAGAGCGATGTGGAGCGGTACGCCGATTACGTGTTAGAGATTCCGGAGACGCACCCGCGAGCGGCGGCGGTGCTGGCGAACGTGCAGTTGCAGTTAGTGTCGTATCACACCGCTGCTGAGTTAGGAAGGTCGATAGACAAGCCACGAAATCTGGCGAAGAGTGTTACTGTAGAGTAA
- a CDS encoding O-antigen ligase family protein — protein MIFDVLYLFPGVSLSEPLSLLAGLLLVTDTLRQATQSTTKVRIRKQTMFVIVTFLPFIAFAVLRTEPFYSGYGAAISSGYLRKIAFASFVAIFVRRRRDLNVLLSYAVAAAVISAILTLHAENSRGTVLNINENLMGFSLVVGFVLLLALSIDITHDRRRYGLLGLSIPLIAGVIVSGSRGAYLVLAAVLCCSVAVFLYDDGLPTLAPRRLILGVVGVGAIVVAVFKMGDPAYYLERFGRLVYILDPDGNSSARSISIRLGLYRTGLRMFVERPLFGYGFGTFPEYAANHPPLFLRRGPHGLYISVLAQLGAVGVALLTAWILHLCRLVVNGYRGYEDLERRERIRFGVLGAGVVGVLVQGVAVDVLAWKPMWLIIGFILAQFELRKKNPTDDEFLN, from the coding sequence ATGATCTTCGACGTGCTGTACCTGTTCCCGGGCGTCTCACTAAGTGAACCGCTATCACTACTGGCCGGGTTGCTGCTGGTTACCGACACGCTCCGCCAGGCAACTCAGAGCACTACGAAGGTACGTATCCGAAAACAGACGATGTTCGTCATCGTCACGTTTCTTCCGTTCATAGCGTTCGCTGTTCTGAGAACAGAGCCCTTCTACTCGGGATACGGCGCAGCTATCTCTTCAGGCTACCTCCGGAAGATCGCATTCGCTTCCTTCGTCGCCATCTTCGTGAGACGCCGTCGTGACCTGAATGTATTGTTGAGTTACGCCGTTGCAGCCGCTGTCATCTCTGCGATCCTTACGCTCCACGCGGAGAACTCTCGCGGAACTGTGCTCAACATCAACGAGAATCTCATGGGTTTCTCTCTCGTCGTTGGGTTCGTCCTCCTACTGGCTCTCTCAATAGACATAACCCATGACCGTAGAAGGTACGGGCTCCTAGGTCTTTCGATTCCCCTCATCGCAGGTGTGATCGTGAGCGGCTCGCGGGGCGCTTATCTCGTTCTTGCCGCGGTGCTGTGTTGTTCAGTAGCGGTCTTCCTGTACGATGATGGCTTACCCACACTCGCGCCGCGGCGACTGATTCTCGGCGTCGTTGGCGTCGGTGCCATCGTCGTCGCCGTGTTCAAGATGGGGGACCCGGCGTATTACCTCGAACGTTTCGGGCGATTGGTCTACATCCTCGACCCGGATGGGAATTCATCCGCACGGTCCATCTCCATAAGACTCGGACTCTACCGGACTGGATTACGGATGTTCGTCGAACGACCGTTGTTCGGTTACGGATTCGGCACGTTTCCGGAGTACGCCGCCAACCATCCCCCGCTTTTCCTCCGTCGTGGCCCCCACGGTCTTTACATCTCCGTTCTCGCACAGCTCGGTGCCGTCGGCGTAGCACTGCTGACGGCCTGGATACTGCATCTCTGTCGCCTGGTCGTGAATGGTTATCGGGGCTACGAAGACCTCGAACGCCGGGAACGCATCCGGTTCGGAGTCCTCGGTGCGGGGGTTGTCGGTGTACTCGTCCAAGGAGTCGCCGTCGACGTCCTCGCCTGGAAACCAATGTGGCTAATTATCGGGTTCATCCTCGCGCAGTTCGAACTACGGAAGAAGAACCCCACCGACGACGAATTCTTGAACTGA
- a CDS encoding sugar phosphate nucleotidyltransferase: MDVSTGVVLAAGEGTRLRPLTHNRPKTMLPAADRPILEHVLDVLVEAGIERLCLVVGYQRERVQEHFGHAYRDVPITYAHQEKQLGSGHALQQAADEVDEPILVVNGDRTIDEGIVTDTLDTFDGRPAVAVLEHPTPSEYGAVEVDGDRLVELVEKPESDEYRLINAGVYAFDTDVFDAIERTPRREGELHLPDVIGTLMDDGEVLAARTDGLWVDATYPWDLLYLTRKLLAEGRVGLPEQEEKPDVWVAESAHVHEDATLQGPVVVGPDAEIAAGAVLGPYVAVGRNATIGSNATVEDTLLDSDTRVGPGTTLIDCVAGQSVTIGAGTVVSGGTADVRVGTSVFEEQRLGAVLADRVDVGGGVTFAPGTLVGADATVGGGATISGWIENGVEVVR, encoded by the coding sequence ATGGACGTTTCAACAGGGGTCGTTCTCGCGGCAGGGGAAGGGACTCGGCTTCGTCCTCTGACGCACAACCGCCCGAAGACGATGCTGCCGGCGGCCGACCGGCCGATCCTCGAACACGTCCTCGACGTCCTCGTCGAGGCCGGTATCGAGCGGCTCTGTCTCGTCGTCGGCTATCAGCGCGAACGCGTACAGGAACACTTCGGCCACGCCTACCGCGACGTGCCGATTACCTACGCCCACCAAGAGAAACAACTCGGCAGTGGCCACGCCCTCCAGCAGGCCGCTGATGAAGTCGACGAGCCGATTCTGGTCGTCAACGGCGACCGAACCATCGACGAAGGAATCGTCACGGACACGCTCGATACCTTCGATGGCCGGCCGGCCGTCGCGGTGCTCGAACATCCGACGCCCTCCGAGTACGGCGCCGTCGAAGTCGACGGCGACCGACTCGTTGAGCTGGTCGAGAAACCGGAGTCCGACGAATACCGGCTTATCAACGCCGGCGTCTACGCCTTCGACACCGACGTCTTCGACGCGATCGAACGGACGCCGCGACGCGAAGGCGAACTCCATCTGCCCGACGTCATCGGGACGCTGATGGACGACGGCGAGGTGCTAGCAGCCCGGACAGATGGCCTCTGGGTCGACGCCACCTACCCGTGGGACCTGCTGTATCTGACCCGAAAGCTCCTCGCTGAAGGCCGAGTCGGCCTTCCGGAACAGGAGGAAAAGCCGGATGTCTGGGTCGCCGAGAGCGCTCACGTCCACGAGGACGCGACACTACAGGGGCCGGTCGTGGTTGGCCCGGACGCAGAAATCGCCGCGGGGGCCGTTCTTGGACCGTACGTCGCTGTGGGTCGAAACGCGACTATCGGCTCGAACGCCACCGTCGAGGACACACTCCTGGATTCCGACACCCGCGTTGGGCCAGGGACGACGCTAATCGATTGTGTCGCCGGCCAGAGCGTCACGATCGGCGCCGGAACCGTCGTCTCCGGCGGGACCGCGGACGTCCGGGTCGGTACCTCGGTCTTCGAGGAGCAGCGACTCGGTGCGGTGCTGGCCGACCGCGTTGACGTCGGCGGCGGCGTCACTTTCGCGCCCGGAACGCTCGTCGGTGCGGACGCGACGGTCGGCGGCGGTGCGACCATCTCCGGCTGGATCGAGAACGGCGTCGAGGTGGTCCGCTGA
- a CDS encoding DUF7509 family protein, which yields MTVEITRDVITSRLGDVTYDRFLFYLMGPYKSFNLNYVLSEEERNEIEIDDLPGPLRRLFRNKDDINAAQALLRRVQGELRTNPGVNAFLALDIDIETDDVDAVTQSIEYAQCSNATAFVVPFLGHNFGVGEEAGSILENIADTHGERLIFMHEDDVTSAMIRSASVRWDLRVETYETEAELVAKLRRFAGGIMHRERRGELQHLD from the coding sequence ATGACTGTAGAGATTACACGCGATGTGATCACCAGCCGCCTTGGGGACGTAACGTATGACCGTTTCCTCTTCTACCTAATGGGGCCATATAAATCGTTCAACCTCAATTACGTACTCAGCGAAGAGGAACGCAACGAGATAGAGATCGACGACCTCCCTGGGCCGTTACGCCGACTATTTCGGAACAAAGACGACATCAACGCCGCACAGGCGCTCCTGCGGCGGGTGCAAGGAGAACTCCGAACCAACCCCGGCGTGAATGCGTTTCTCGCACTCGATATCGACATCGAAACCGACGACGTGGATGCCGTAACACAAAGTATCGAGTACGCGCAGTGTAGTAATGCAACTGCATTCGTCGTTCCCTTTCTCGGCCACAATTTCGGCGTGGGTGAAGAGGCAGGTAGCATCCTCGAAAATATCGCAGACACACATGGCGAACGGCTGATTTTCATGCATGAAGACGACGTGACTAGTGCGATGATTCGATCTGCATCAGTTCGATGGGATTTGCGGGTCGAAACCTACGAGACCGAGGCCGAACTCGTCGCCAAGCTTCGGCGGTTCGCGGGCGGTATCATGCATCGTGAACGGCGTGGGGAACTCCAGCATCTGGACTGA
- a CDS encoding winged helix-turn-helix domain-containing protein: MATDQTRPLGGEPPDDPEDLLPEESVLSLDEYLAMHAAVGHRTRYEILYRLVHSGEMSPKELEDEIEIDDSTLHYHLNELVDVGLVEKRQRTERGQDGLYTYYRATVFGEVTLTDGVDELIRGEQAFEEMYNSSTKE; encoded by the coding sequence ATGGCTACCGATCAAACTCGGCCTCTCGGTGGGGAACCTCCGGATGACCCGGAAGACCTGCTTCCCGAGGAGAGTGTTCTTAGTCTGGACGAGTACCTCGCGATGCATGCCGCGGTCGGCCACCGAACCCGTTACGAGATCCTCTATCGCCTCGTCCATAGTGGAGAGATGAGTCCGAAAGAACTCGAAGACGAAATCGAAATCGACGATAGCACACTCCACTACCACCTCAACGAGCTCGTCGATGTCGGCCTCGTTGAAAAGCGACAGCGAACGGAACGGGGCCAAGATGGTCTGTACACGTACTATCGGGCGACCGTATTCGGCGAGGTGACACTCACAGACGGTGTCGATGAGTTAATCCGCGGCGAACAGGCGTTCGAAGAGATGTATAACAGTTCAACTAAAGAATAG